In Plasmodium brasilianum strain Bolivian I chromosome 12, whole genome shotgun sequence, the genomic window aaaaaaaaaaaaaaatatcaaatttGTTCGTTCATTATACTTATTAGCTTTGCTCAATCACTTTACCAATTCACTTTACCAATTCACTTTACCAATTCACTTTACCAATTCACTTTACCAATTCACTTTACCAATTCACTTTGCCAATTTACTTTGCCAATTCACTTTACCAATTCACTTTGCCAATTTACTTTGCCAATTTACTTTGTTCAtgttttcactttttttgtatgaactcatttttaatttcgtCGGCCGTAAATAAGTGGGTGTTGTaaattcttttcatttttttaatgattgGCGTAAGCTTGTcgtctttattttttctctttggCACATTATCATTGATAAAGAGTTTATTTGttgattttaatttatattcttttaaaatgttatcaAGATTTGGCAAGGTAATTTCATcccataaattttttatgtcatTTGTTATTGAATAGCGTTCTTTTTCAATATGTTCATATGAgagtggaaaaaaaataaatccctttaaattataaaaacagttatcacatttattttttgaatagaTATCACAGAATGTTggtaaatttttacattttaattttcctcTTAAATGACTATTATTTGATCGTATACATcgaacttttttttcatataataaagtgttaatccatttatatatttctttatttgtattaattaaatCATCATTAATTTCATAGCCATATAAATAgccatatttatttattttatttaataaggatgttatatttgttatatcaACATATGGgtttatataacaaattcttttttcatttaaatcaatttttattttctttgaTGAAGCTAAAtaacttaataaaaaattattgtttatatCTACACCTTTAAAACCTAAAttaattaacatattttcaatatgaaaaaaagatataccTTTATTAGCTACATCACGATTATTACTTATATGATTATTGTAATGTGATTTTAATatagttaatattttatgatatataaaagaatatggTATTAAcccatttttataatatatttttaaattactttttatcatatatttatttctatgtAGCATATTATTAGAATTGCTGTTATTATGAGCATTTACAACACTGCTACTGTTGTTGTTATTTGCATAATCGTTTATATTCCCACTATTATTTAGACtctcataattatttatgctGTCGTTAATATTTAAACTATCAGTTATGTTCATAATGTCAAGGAAATTTTTCCCTTCATTAATACCAATAGTACTACTATCATCGTAATgtacattttcattattgttAGTATTACCACTACTACTTTTTATAATGCCATTATTCGCAATGTTTactttgtttatattatttatattactaaTAGTACTAATAGGActaatattacttttattattaatattatttactcTGTTACTAATACTGTTTTGGTTACCAATACTGTCATTTTGTAAATAACCTATAGTGTTGGCATTGTTCACGCGATTTGTGCTAATACcgctttttttaatattgccTGAACTtgcaatatttatttttatatttttggttGCATTTGTTGATTTAGGTTTTTCTAATGAGCTTCTGTTAGCTACACAATTCTTGTTGTTCTGCGTATTGCTAATGCTCAGATtgttatttgtatttatattattatttcttgaATTGAAATCATTTTTTCGAAGACTTAAATTAATCATACTCTTTTTGTCAGCATAATTCAatttaaatttcatttttatatttttattttctgcGTTTTGCATTTTATACTCTTGCAGtgttacgaaaaaaaaaaaaaaaaaaaaaaaaaaaaacatatatatatatatatatatatactcgaATTATTCCTTATGTGTGTTATGCAAGTGGTTCGGGTTGTGCAAATTATGCGAATTTCACGTATTTGTacaaattattcatattacaagaattttacgtattatatatttatatactatatataaacaaattaatgcGTACGTTATAATATAGAACAATATTATGAAtggtttacatttttaattacaataatgtgtatattatatgaaatgaACCAAATGGATCAAACGAATCAAATGGTGGGATTGGAAAATACTCGCAGTTGTAAAACTTAACGTGTTTTACCTCACATTCTTgcatattatacatatatgcacacgcACACgcatacgtacgtatatacatatacatacatatatatatatacatacgcacACACCTACTGcaattttacaaataaacaaattttcCCTTTGCTGAAAATCACAACGCagttcaaaaaatttttttttttaataattttagctTACATCATTATACAGATACATGAATAATTACTAGCACAAATACGAACGTATACAGAATTGCTAATTAAATGAggaatatgtatgtatagtacgtatatactttatatatatatatatatatatatatatatatatatatctatatgtatgcatatataactgcacacttatatacatacatacgcgcgcacatatatatacatgtgcataaaGCGTACTCACTCAactgaatatatatactaatatttCACGGGTTATGCATTAATACATATCTGTATTTCTAATTATAAAGGAGTTTATATGcatgattttttttaaaaaaaatggaaataatggaaaagaggaaatggaaaaaacaaagagaagctataaaaaaaaaagaaaaaaaactaaataaatcgtttgttttttcttattaaaatatgataaatattgAAAGCAAAGAAGagtatatttaattagtatttttttgttctgttttgttttttttttttttataattttcaaaatttttatttaacatttcgattatataacaataaattttttctttttattctgtaatattataatatatgataagatgatatatattcaaaatgcctacatatatatgtggggAGGGGAAGGACtttctcttttattattatacttgaaaaaaaattaaaaaaaaaagtgttcattcattttattaatatctacagagttttataataattatataaaaactaaTTCAAACAAAAATCAATGGAAGTGATGAAGTTGTAGAAAAACAATggaagaaagaaaataagggaaaaggaaaaaatggcaaaatggaaaaacgAAATATGGAAAGATAGTAAAATGGTAAAAcgaaaataaggaaaaatgtcaaaatggaaaaacgaaaataaggaaaaatagcaaaatggaaatacgaaaataaggaaaaatggtaaaagggtaaattgaaaatatggaaaaatggtaaaagggtaaattgaaaatatggaaaaatggtaaaagggtaaattgaaaatatggaaaaatggtaaaagggtaaattgaaaatatggcaaaatagaaaaaagagcaaaaaaaaaaaaaaaaaaaaaaaaaattaatgagaacaaaattttataaaattgtaaaattcaaaaaatatagtataatatataaaatttcgtactaaaataaatatataatatacataaaatataaatgaaaacactggtaaaaaaaatgtactttcttcaagttattttatttctctttttattttttttactataacAAATGACAAAAATTGAAAGCGTCAATTTTCATTGGTtcgtataataataataaaacgttctcttattatgatatataaattttaagagAGCTCGAACtatgttaatttatttcatttatatttgatgtgttttattaataatgcaTAGTTGCCATCcatcaatttttatttttactttaaaaaaaatatataatatctcATATGATTCCAGGCATGtgtaaaaaggtaaaatatattaatatagtaaataataaaataaaaggggaatataatactaataatatGCTACTAAAAATAcgtacgtacgtacatatatatatatatatatacatatatatattttaatttttttctttttttaaatgatgaaagattttataatattataaaatataaaagaaatccGCACCAAATCGAATTagcaaaaagaaaaggttgaaaaaaaaaagatatttttgttatagttgaatttaaaaaaaaataaatcaaaaaataaaaaaatttattaaacaaaatattgcTGTTATGTgtagtaataaatatatcatttctttttttttcccaattAATGCTATAtgaaagataaaattaaaaaataaaacaaaaaatataaaataaaaaaaaaaataagataaaataaaaatggaaatcgATTTGTAGTAAATTTTGTGAGTGAATTCTATCACTTGAAAAATtaacacacatatatgtatatgtatgtatatatatgatcatatacatatatatattatatgtatacgtacgagatatatattaagaaaaaatattctagcaagaaacaaaaaataagggGATAATAaacatgataaaatatacatatatatttgttatttatattaaagtgtaaaacaaacaaacaaacaaaaaaaaaaaataaataacatttgGACAAAAgttttaagtaaatatatctataattCCCTTAATGGGAAATTGTTATAGTATTATGCTCTTTACTATTTTCTATTCCTTTACCTgaatgaagaaaaatgtaagttgaaaaaggataaaggataaaaaaaagtgcagTTTAAATTTTGCTCGTGTgcaaagaggaaaaaaaaaaaaaaaaaaatataaaataaaaataaatacagatataaatgtaaatgtagatgtaaatataaatacatggatatatatatatatatatacataatggTGCAATATGCtagtatatgtgtgtatagaaatgaaattaaaataggGTGTTCGAAACAACATTCCCCATGCATGTAAAAAGGTATATGTTTGTGTATATAGGTATGGATACAAAATTCTTTAAAGAGtctcttttcatttttatttttcagtTTGTGTTATCAATTTTTGTACACTGCTGTAGAATATATGGgagttaaaataaaataaaacaaaacaatttataataattaccCGTATTTTATGATGATATTAGTGCTTTTATTCATTATCAAagtcaattttttttttttttgttttgtgtCCAAATTAAATATGTGTTAGTAATGTATAAGTGAGTAATTAATACTATAAGCCAGTATGCCATTTTCTTCCGTAATTAAgaagaaaggaaaatatgTTTGAATATTGGTAGACACAGCCAAAAAGGTGTAAACATGTAatttgtacatgtacatttatacataaacaaatataaatataaatataaatatacatataaatatacatataaatatacatataaatataaatatacatataaatataaatatacatatacatataaatatacatataaatatacatataaatatacatataaatatacatatatatatacatataaatatacatataaatatacatatatatatacatatatatatatacacattcgTTGTCGCTTAACAAGAGCAACCATCAAACGAGCATATTAGTTACATTTGAAAATAAACAGCCCAAACGAATGAAAAATCGTacataacataaaataaaagaaaaggaaattttttttttaaaatcagTTTGAAAAAATGGCATACACAAAATGTTTGAATCATGATGGATTATATTAAATCTGTATATAATTGAAAACTagtcatttaaaaaaaacgatATATACCCAAgtgcgtatatatacatataagcacatatgtacatgttctCTTTGTATGGGCTTAGGTTGGTTGCCAATTTCCCCCAGTGCGCgcaattttgtttttcttcaacattatatttaaaattactaAAACGCTTTGttgtgatatattttttaatttcttttctgttaatgttttatttaaattatttacaattaaaaaaagaggtGTAGATATATTTCTTCCAGGCTCTGATTTCATCTTGTTCATTCTTTCTTTTGTTATTCGTAAAATTTcgttttcataaaattcgTAAGATTCatctaaatttaaattatcgAAAGTCCTTCGCTTTTTCATTTCCTTATCTTCTTCGTTATCTGTTACAACATCATCCAAAAAATAGTCTATGGGCTCATCTGAGGAAAGAAGAGGCAAAATGGCTGGTTAGCTTATTGACTGGTTGAGAAACAAcggaaaagaaataaaatatgcatacatgcacatatacatacatatgtaatcACGCATGTATGGCAAAAAAAGATATGGAGCAATCAAGTGTACGAGAAAAATTGTCTACTGTTGCATATGCAGCATGTATTATGTGTATGCAATCGAGCAAACTTAAAAAAGGTAGCtctaaaatgaatattattactCATACTACTACTCAAGTTAAAACTActatttttgctatttaaGGTTTCTTCCTCATTTACTACTGATTTATCTTTATGTACGCTACTTTCActgttatgtatatatgatacTAAATTATTAACgcatatttgttcatttgcaGTTTTATCAATTCGCTTCTTCTTTTTCGGTAATTCATTGACACCATTTGTTGTTtcagaatttatttttttgtctttttcttTGTCCTTTTCCttatccttatttttttctttttccatatattttcttttttccttttctatttctattttcccccccctttttttttttttttctttttctatctCTTTCTCACcgtctatttttttttcttttttctcaatattattatcatcatcattatttgtaatatttttgttatttgaAGGGTTCGAACTTTTTGAACGAGAGCTCTTATCGCTATCTGGACTATTACGAGTACTGCAGCTATGACCATTAGAATGGGCattattttgattatttctcttcctattattaacatttgaattattgctaatattattaccacTACATGAGTCTTTTTCGCTATGCATGTTACCATAATTTTTACTGCTGTTACATAGGAGACTATGCAAGAAACAGTTTGTACTAGCGATACCGCTGCCATGGccactactactgctaccactactactgctgccactactactgctaccactactactgctaccaCTACTACTAATACTACCACTACTACTAATACTACCACTACTTATTaggtttttattattattataaatacgCAAGTTGtcgctttttttttcgacTTCTTTCTCATGCgattgttgttgttgttctTCTTCCCTcttgcataatttttttttttgcagaaCAGTAACAGCAGACAGTTCTTCGCTCACCGGCGGGTTCGTTACCGTTGttctattattaaataattgtttttcaAAATACGCATTGCCACTGTTAATGTGTGTGCTATTACTACTTTTATTTCTactgcattttattttttttgctaatttACCTTCTACACTATTTTTCCACGAATGAAGATTGAATTCATTTGCAAGTCTTCTCCTtctaacttttttaaaaaaggggTCATTGAAATCATAGACTCGTCCCCTCAGTGGTTGTTCCTTTGTTTGTTCTTCTGCATCTTCTACTGTACCTTCCTGTTCCTTCAATTCCTCTTCTTCCAATTCCCCTTTATGTGCTACTTCATACGCATCTACCTCAGCTTCTTCGTCCGCATCTACATCCGCATCTACATCCGCATCTACATCCGCTTCTACATCCGCTTCTGCATCCGCTTCTACATCTGCATCtccattttttgttttcttttcatcCAGGTCGCCATCAAACTCTGATAACGAATAGACGTTAAACTGTGTCGTTTTGTTATTTCtcttgttcataattttaaacgtatttttttgtaaaaacttttttctacttaatttttttaaaatttcttttataaatttttctgaCATATTTGTCTTTTGAATTAAATATTCTtctgtaaaaaataatttaatgtgtatatcattaatatttttattatatgttattttttctatttcccTTTCTTGAtatgcttttaaaaaattcaaattataaaaaatgttctcTTTcgatattttcttatttaatttattcattgTTATCACTCTCTTATGATAAACATTGTTTTTGGAGTTATTAGAATTCACTCTATCAAATGAGTTATCATTTATTACATGCGCATTTGAAATGTACCCTCTGTTCGTTTTTGCTCCCCCTACTTCTGTAACCCCTACTTCTGTAACCGCTACTTCTGTAACCCCTCCTTCTTCTTTTACCATGGTATGCATTTCTTCTCCTTcattacttatttttacgTTACTAACACCTCTTACTCTGTCATGAACCTTATCACCCTTTCCACTCGACTGTCCTgcatttgaaatatattcttCTATTTTCGCATTTTCCATTagatccttttttttttctttatttcccCCATCTTCTTCTTCCTGCTCACAGTTTAAGCAGTCAACACTGCTAACATCTTTGCTAACAACTTTGTTCTCATCCTCACTCTCGTTCTCGTTGCAGCAGTGGGTTCTTCGCTCGTGTACATAGCTGATGATGCTACTGCTTCTGCTCATAcgtttatcatattttttatcacatGCTGCTGCCACATCCGCTCCTCTAGTAGTAGCCTCCCCCCAATTGACTTTTATACCATCCCTAAACCCTAGTGCCGCCCCTtcctttttatgtatatccCTTCTgatatttcttttccttttggATATAGAAAAATCTTTCGAGTTTTTGATTATATGGAAATcgtacaaaataatattctcattaacaataatatgaatGGTCTTATT contains:
- a CDS encoding conserved Apicomplexan protein; this translates as MQNAENKNIKMKFKLNYADKKSMINLSLRKNDFNSRNNNINTNNNLSISNTQNNKNCVANRSSLEKPKSTNATKNIKINIASSGNIKKSGISTNRVNNANTIGYLQNDSIGNQNSISNRVNNINNKSNISPISTISNINNINKVNIANNGIIKSSSGNTNNNENVHYDDSSTIGINEGKNFLDIMNITDSLNINDSINNYESLNNSGNINDYANNNNSSSVVNAHNNSNSNNMLHRNKYMIKSNLKIYYKNGLIPYSFIYHKILTILKSHYNNHISNNRDVANKGISFFHIENMLINLGFKGVDINNNFLLSYLASSKKIKIDLNEKRICYINPYVDITNITSLLNKINKYGYLYGYEINDDLINTNKEIYKWINTLLYEKKVRCIRSNNSHLRGKLKCKNLPTFCDIYSKNKCDNCFYNLKGFIFFPLSYEHIEKERYSITNDIKNLWDEITLPNLDNILKEYKLKSTNKLFINDNVPKRKNKDDKLTPIIKKMKRIYNTHLFTADEIKNEFIQKK